The Candidatus Hydrogenedentota bacterium genome has a window encoding:
- a CDS encoding methyltransferase domain-containing protein, protein MSGNNHHTALKESKTFGPVPDLERHLPSEWWRTLFNAVYLKTDGDVVENSASTESDVDLLVASADLRPEDAILDLCCGQGRHALELARRGFQHVTGLDRSRYLVRLARKRNKRRRLSATFREGDARKLRLAPESFDCVSLMGNSFGYFERAEDDLAVLTSVWRVLKPGGRVVLDVVDGEWMRQKYEPRSWEWIDENHFVCRERALAQDGQRLISREIVTHAERGVIADQFYAERLYTYPQLVELLERAGFKDVRQGADPTTHSSRQQDLGMLSRRICLVASKPVYVGRRPRRGPLYPNVTVLLGDPSQPDAVKREGVFSTEDIETIERMRAALGALKDYEFRYWTDHHGLFRMLQEDRPDFVLNLCDEGFHNDPFKEMHVAAALEMFGVPYSGAAPRALGLCYDKALVRAVAHSLDIPVPLESFFAADDQMATLPSVFPALVKPNLGDSSQGITQDAVVHNKEQFIAYWERLRSEFPDRPLLVQEFLSGNEYSVGVIGNPGSDFLVLPVLEVDYSGLDPALPRILGYESKWQPDSPYWNDIRYKVASLDAAAKRQIVDNSLVLFERLGCRDYARFDFRADANGVIKLLEANPNPGWCWDGKLNIMAGYADYTYADVLRIIIETAQLRYGAAPALDVSLPAGAN, encoded by the coding sequence ATGAGTGGTAACAACCACCACACTGCGCTCAAAGAAAGCAAGACCTTCGGGCCCGTGCCCGATCTCGAACGCCACCTCCCCTCCGAATGGTGGCGCACCCTGTTCAATGCCGTCTACCTCAAGACCGACGGCGACGTCGTCGAGAATTCCGCCAGCACCGAGAGCGACGTCGATTTGCTCGTTGCCTCCGCCGATCTCCGCCCGGAAGACGCCATCCTCGATCTCTGCTGCGGCCAGGGGCGCCACGCCCTGGAACTCGCCCGGCGCGGCTTCCAGCACGTGACCGGCCTCGACCGCTCCCGCTACCTCGTACGCCTCGCGCGCAAGCGCAACAAGCGGCGCCGCCTTTCGGCCACCTTTCGCGAGGGCGACGCCCGCAAGCTCCGCCTGGCCCCCGAGTCCTTCGATTGCGTCTCCCTCATGGGCAACTCCTTCGGCTACTTCGAGCGCGCGGAAGACGATCTCGCGGTGCTCACCTCGGTCTGGCGCGTGCTGAAGCCGGGTGGGCGCGTCGTGCTCGATGTCGTCGACGGCGAGTGGATGCGCCAGAAATACGAGCCGCGCTCCTGGGAGTGGATCGACGAAAACCACTTCGTCTGCCGCGAGCGCGCCCTCGCCCAGGACGGGCAGCGCCTCATCTCCCGCGAAATCGTCACGCACGCCGAGCGCGGCGTCATCGCCGACCAGTTCTACGCCGAGCGCCTCTACACCTACCCGCAGCTCGTGGAACTGCTCGAGCGCGCCGGCTTCAAGGACGTCCGCCAGGGCGCCGACCCGACCACACACTCCAGCCGCCAGCAGGACCTCGGCATGCTCTCCCGCCGGATCTGCCTGGTGGCCTCCAAACCCGTCTACGTCGGACGCCGCCCGCGCCGTGGCCCGCTCTATCCCAATGTCACCGTGCTGCTCGGCGATCCCTCCCAGCCCGACGCCGTAAAGCGCGAGGGCGTGTTCTCCACCGAGGATATCGAAACCATCGAGCGCATGCGCGCGGCCCTGGGCGCCCTGAAGGACTACGAATTTCGCTACTGGACCGACCACCACGGACTCTTCCGGATGCTCCAGGAGGATCGGCCCGATTTCGTGCTCAACCTCTGCGACGAGGGATTTCACAATGACCCCTTCAAGGAGATGCACGTGGCCGCCGCCCTCGAGATGTTCGGCGTGCCCTACAGCGGCGCCGCGCCCCGCGCGCTTGGCCTATGCTATGACAAGGCCCTCGTCCGCGCCGTCGCCCATTCCCTGGATATTCCGGTTCCCCTCGAGTCCTTCTTTGCGGCCGACGATCAAATGGCCACCCTGCCCTCCGTCTTTCCCGCGCTTGTGAAGCCCAATCTCGGCGACAGCAGCCAGGGCATCACGCAGGATGCCGTCGTGCACAACAAGGAGCAGTTCATCGCCTACTGGGAGCGGCTGCGCTCGGAATTCCCGGATCGCCCCCTGCTCGTGCAGGAATTTCTCAGCGGAAATGAATATAGCGTGGGCGTCATCGGTAATCCCGGTAGCGACTTTCTCGTGTTGCCCGTGCTGGAGGTGGATTACTCGGGGCTCGACCCCGCGCTGCCGCGCATCCTCGGCTACGAGTCGAAGTGGCAGCCGGATTCGCCCTACTGGAACGACATACGCTACAAGGTGGCCTCCCTCGATGCGGCGGCGAAGCGACAGATCGTCGATAACTCGCTGGTGCTGTTCGAACGGCTGGGTTGCCGGGACTACGCCCGCTTCGATTTCCGGGCCGACGCCAACGGGGTCATTAAGCTGCTCGAGGCCAATCCGAACCCGGGTTGGTGTTGGGATGGTAAATTGAATATAATGGCGGGCTACGCAGACTATACATACGCGGATGTATTGCGTATAATAATCGAAACCGCGCAGCTCCGGTACGGAGCGGCGCCCGCCCTTGATGTCTCGCTCCCCGCGGGAGCCAACTGA
- a CDS encoding tetratricopeptide repeat protein, producing MSGSRPPRLSVSVIVRNEARRLPGFLSALDGLDCELVLADTGSSDDTAAIARARGVVVHEIPWGDDFAAARNAAMDRCSGLWILSLDADERFGSADLAALGGLASGPPDCAYRFTTRNYTSSTSASGFVPVRPGDPASGGYPGWFPSAKVRLFPNQPGVCFEGVVHELVEPSLGRLNIPVRESGIAVLHYPERDRSAEEQAAKQRRYLELGLKKLAAAPGNPKCHKELGDQYLDLGDLAAALTSYREAVRLDPENPIWLRDLGAALLVGGRVPQAIQALRLSIARDPAPAEVWRNLGIALAQQEDWPGAREAFAAAAAREPEHPETRRYLAIALNATGAREAALAELDYVLERYPGHAEALALRARILEAPGGNA from the coding sequence GTGTCTGGTTCCCGCCCGCCCCGCCTGTCGGTGTCCGTCATTGTTCGGAACGAGGCGCGGCGCCTGCCGGGATTCCTTTCGGCCCTGGACGGCCTGGATTGTGAGCTGGTCCTGGCGGATACGGGTTCCAGCGACGACACCGCCGCAATCGCGCGGGCGCGCGGGGTTGTTGTGCATGAAATTCCCTGGGGTGACGATTTCGCCGCGGCGCGCAACGCGGCCATGGACCGCTGCTCGGGCCTGTGGATCCTGAGCCTGGACGCGGACGAGCGTTTCGGGTCGGCGGATCTTGCGGCGTTAGGGGGGCTGGCCTCGGGGCCGCCGGATTGCGCGTACCGGTTCACCACGCGCAACTACACGTCGTCGACATCCGCGAGCGGCTTTGTGCCGGTGCGGCCGGGGGATCCCGCGAGCGGCGGGTATCCCGGGTGGTTTCCGAGCGCCAAGGTGCGGCTTTTTCCCAACCAGCCAGGGGTTTGTTTTGAGGGGGTAGTGCACGAGCTGGTGGAGCCGTCGCTGGGGCGCCTGAACATACCGGTCCGCGAATCGGGCATCGCGGTGCTGCATTATCCCGAGCGGGATCGGAGCGCGGAGGAGCAGGCGGCGAAACAGCGGCGCTACCTGGAACTGGGCTTGAAGAAACTCGCGGCGGCGCCCGGCAATCCGAAATGCCATAAGGAACTCGGGGATCAGTACCTCGATCTGGGGGATCTCGCCGCGGCCTTGACGTCGTACCGGGAAGCGGTGCGGCTCGACCCGGAGAATCCCATCTGGTTGCGCGATCTCGGGGCGGCGCTGCTCGTGGGCGGGCGGGTTCCCCAGGCGATCCAGGCGCTACGGCTTTCGATCGCGCGTGACCCGGCGCCGGCGGAGGTCTGGCGCAACCTGGGCATCGCCCTGGCGCAACAGGAAGACTGGCCAGGCGCGCGCGAGGCCTTTGCGGCGGCGGCCGCGCGCGAGCCGGAGCACCCGGAGACACGGCGCTACCTCGCTATTGCCCTGAACGCGACGGGGGCGCGGGAGGCGGCGCTGGCGGAGCTGGATTACGTGCTTGAGCGCTACCCCGGTCACGCCGAGGCCCTGGCGCTGCGCGCGCGGATTTTGGAGGCGCCGGGCGGGAACGCGTAG
- a CDS encoding sigma-70 family RNA polymerase sigma factor, translating into MTHLNDQALLAHWHRHRNAEAFRELASRHARMVYGTALRVLRNSEDAEDVSQECLLALAHTRRPPRRNVAAWLHRTVYRAALNYARSRKRRGARERAYAETLPESTGVGWDEIRELVDEAVAGLPESCREPLVRHFFEAQTHESIAASLGVSRQTVTHRINQGVTMVRRRLSEKGVVAPAGAALATLIQSHSAVAEPAGLAVEIGRIAIASTPSVWATVASYAGGAGMKVAAAAVLAVVIGGAAWRAGAPGSDVAPASVARAAAIAEAAPVTGAETPSRDAVAPRLTRAAVAEVAPDSEPGIFAASQDDHASLSGVVVLPDGRPFAGSHVWIVHPSGFDVRRGPSRAQLCVADDAGRFSQSGLGPGDYRILVTEPETMAFSARNEVASVSLAPGEQKTGLRLVYGQEGSLTVSGVVVDAAGKPIEGVLLTTEDEVMRSAITDREGRFALRYLPEGEVFVYATHDAYTRGGVNARGGDQDVRIVLEARGAVAGRVIDAKTGSPITRFDAVCRPGYLVNYRESVFRDNSGFNDREGRFRMENIPAGDATIAVRSAGYEPVLHHVTVEAGMVLDDVEIALEEARNRGFSGQVLTADGSPIGGARIYLDALGHVSRRDGKHVTVTDADGVFRVNDPPPTTILVHAWHPAFAPGSGKASDNTVIVLKPSARLDVEVVSGGAPMEGVTVRATCYEALYAGNDTRAQTDANGRAVLDEITPGDITVAVEITRGRSWHEALYLQPGEAKSLRVDIPESACVVEGVVVVDGAIAPEALVCLYVETPLGREILQRSTGPDGTFRFDSVPAGVAQLAAFTAGDFWRAFVDDIPLRAGEVSSVTVDATMPHAVRGAVRGLGPDERVLVLAMHGVLSLEEALAAAPRRLAEPVVASTAMSDDGGAYVLPLHRPGTYTVLATAHRGNDFVHHVGYDLHVVEVTDAGDVAIDLTVQR; encoded by the coding sequence ATGACGCACTTGAACGATCAGGCTTTGCTGGCCCATTGGCACCGCCACCGGAATGCGGAAGCGTTCCGGGAGTTGGCGTCGCGCCATGCGCGGATGGTTTATGGCACGGCGCTGCGCGTGCTGCGGAATTCCGAGGACGCCGAGGATGTGTCCCAGGAGTGCCTGCTGGCCCTGGCGCACACCCGGCGCCCGCCGCGCCGCAATGTGGCCGCATGGCTCCACCGGACGGTCTATCGCGCGGCGCTCAATTATGCGCGATCGCGCAAGCGGCGGGGCGCGCGTGAGCGGGCGTACGCCGAGACCCTCCCGGAGTCGACGGGGGTTGGGTGGGACGAAATCCGGGAGCTGGTGGACGAGGCCGTGGCGGGCCTTCCGGAAAGTTGCCGCGAACCCCTGGTGCGCCATTTCTTTGAGGCGCAAACGCACGAGAGCATCGCCGCGTCCCTCGGGGTCTCGCGTCAGACGGTGACGCACCGCATAAACCAGGGCGTGACGATGGTCCGGCGTCGGCTGTCCGAGAAGGGGGTTGTGGCGCCGGCGGGCGCGGCGCTCGCCACGCTGATTCAATCCCACAGCGCGGTTGCCGAGCCCGCGGGGCTTGCGGTGGAGATTGGACGAATCGCGATTGCGTCCACCCCATCGGTCTGGGCGACCGTGGCGTCGTACGCGGGTGGGGCGGGTATGAAAGTGGCTGCGGCAGCCGTACTGGCGGTGGTGATTGGCGGGGCAGCCTGGCGGGCGGGCGCACCTGGTTCGGACGTGGCGCCGGCGTCGGTGGCGCGCGCCGCGGCGATTGCGGAAGCAGCGCCGGTTACAGGCGCTGAAACGCCGTCCCGCGATGCGGTAGCGCCACGGCTCACGCGCGCCGCGGTAGCGGAGGTTGCGCCGGATTCGGAACCCGGCATCTTCGCGGCGAGTCAGGACGATCACGCATCGCTGTCCGGTGTTGTTGTGCTCCCCGATGGCCGCCCGTTTGCCGGATCGCACGTCTGGATCGTGCATCCGAGCGGATTCGATGTACGGAGAGGGCCGAGTCGAGCGCAACTTTGCGTGGCGGACGATGCGGGGCGTTTCTCGCAGTCCGGTCTGGGGCCCGGCGACTACCGAATTCTCGTGACCGAGCCTGAAACCATGGCCTTCAGCGCGCGCAACGAGGTCGCGTCGGTATCCCTGGCGCCCGGGGAGCAAAAGACCGGGCTTCGCCTGGTTTATGGCCAGGAGGGATCACTGACGGTCTCGGGCGTGGTGGTTGACGCGGCGGGAAAGCCGATTGAGGGCGTTCTGCTTACGACCGAAGATGAGGTCATGCGTTCGGCGATCACCGATCGGGAGGGGCGATTCGCGCTCCGGTATCTACCAGAGGGCGAAGTGTTCGTCTATGCGACGCACGACGCCTATACCCGAGGTGGCGTTAATGCGCGCGGGGGCGATCAGGACGTTCGCATCGTGCTGGAAGCGCGCGGGGCGGTCGCGGGCCGGGTCATCGATGCGAAAACAGGGTCGCCGATCACGCGTTTCGACGCCGTTTGCAGGCCGGGGTACCTCGTAAACTACCGGGAGTCCGTATTTCGGGACAACAGCGGCTTCAATGACCGCGAAGGCCGCTTTCGCATGGAGAACATCCCGGCGGGCGACGCTACGATCGCGGTCCGCTCGGCGGGATACGAGCCCGTGCTGCACCACGTCACGGTGGAGGCGGGTATGGTGTTGGACGATGTGGAAATCGCGCTGGAGGAAGCGCGGAACCGGGGGTTTTCCGGCCAGGTCCTCACCGCGGACGGATCGCCCATCGGCGGGGCGCGCATCTACCTCGACGCCCTGGGGCATGTAAGCCGCCGCGATGGAAAGCACGTTACGGTGACGGACGCGGACGGCGTTTTCCGCGTGAATGATCCGCCGCCAACCACAATTCTCGTCCATGCGTGGCATCCGGCCTTTGCGCCGGGCAGCGGGAAGGCCTCGGACAACACCGTGATCGTGCTCAAGCCGTCCGCCCGGCTGGACGTCGAAGTGGTCTCGGGCGGGGCCCCGATGGAAGGCGTGACGGTTCGGGCGACGTGTTACGAGGCGCTCTATGCCGGAAACGACACCCGCGCGCAAACGGATGCGAACGGGCGCGCCGTGTTGGATGAGATCACGCCCGGGGATATCACTGTTGCGGTCGAGATAACGCGTGGGCGATCATGGCACGAGGCCTTGTATTTACAGCCCGGAGAGGCGAAGTCACTCCGTGTGGATATTCCCGAGAGCGCGTGTGTGGTGGAGGGCGTGGTGGTGGTCGATGGGGCGATCGCCCCGGAAGCCCTCGTTTGCCTGTATGTGGAGACGCCTCTGGGCCGGGAGATTCTACAGCGCTCTACCGGCCCGGATGGAACCTTTCGATTCGATTCCGTCCCCGCCGGGGTGGCGCAGCTGGCGGCCTTCACGGCCGGAGATTTCTGGCGGGCATTTGTGGACGATATTCCGCTGCGGGCCGGCGAGGTGAGCAGTGTGACGGTGGATGCGACGATGCCCCACGCGGTGCGCGGGGCCGTGCGTGGGCTGGGCCCTGATGAGCGGGTGCTGGTGCTGGCGATGCACGGCGTGTTGTCCCTGGAGGAGGCCCTGGCGGCCGCGCCGCGCCGTCTGGCGGAACCCGTTGTGGCGTCCACGGCGATGTCGGACGATGGCGGCGCGTATGTGCTTCCGCTGCACCGGCCGGGCACGTACACGGTGCTGGCGACCGCGCACCGGGGGAATGATTTCGTTCACCATGTGGGGTATGACCTGCATGTTGTTGAGGTTACTGATGCGGGAGACGTGGCGATTGATCTGACGGTGCAAAGGTGA
- a CDS encoding SDR family oxidoreductase: MTNLTGKVALVTGASRGIGAAIARALAGAGADVALGYGGSAERAEALAAELSSGGVRAKAFQADLADREQAVGLVEAAVAHFGRLDILVNNAGVFLGGAVGDPGTDLDALDRQLAINYTGVTAAIRAAALHMGEGGRIITIGSALASRAAFPGLADYAATKAAVVGFTKGAARDLASRGITINVLQPGSVDTEMNPADGPSAVAQRSVSALGRYGRPEEIAAGVLFLASPEASFVTGTVLDIDGGFTA; encoded by the coding sequence ATGACGAATCTGACGGGAAAAGTGGCGCTGGTGACCGGGGCGTCGCGCGGGATTGGCGCGGCCATTGCGCGGGCGCTGGCGGGGGCCGGGGCGGATGTGGCGCTGGGCTATGGCGGTTCGGCGGAGCGTGCGGAAGCGCTGGCGGCGGAGCTGTCGTCGGGCGGGGTGCGCGCGAAGGCGTTCCAGGCGGACCTGGCGGACCGCGAACAGGCGGTCGGGCTGGTGGAGGCGGCCGTGGCGCATTTCGGGCGGCTGGACATTCTCGTGAACAATGCGGGCGTGTTCCTGGGGGGCGCGGTGGGCGATCCGGGCACTGACCTGGACGCGCTCGACCGCCAGTTGGCGATCAACTACACCGGCGTGACGGCGGCGATCCGCGCGGCGGCGCTGCACATGGGCGAGGGCGGCCGGATCATCACGATCGGATCGGCGCTGGCGAGCCGGGCGGCGTTTCCGGGCCTGGCGGACTACGCGGCGACCAAGGCGGCGGTGGTCGGGTTCACGAAGGGGGCGGCGCGTGATCTGGCGTCCCGCGGGATCACGATCAATGTGCTGCAGCCGGGATCGGTGGACACGGAGATGAATCCGGCGGACGGCCCGAGCGCGGTTGCGCAGCGTTCGGTGAGCGCGCTGGGCCGTTACGGGCGTCCCGAGGAGATCGCGGCGGGGGTGTTGTTTCTGGCCAGTCCGGAGGCGTCCTTTGTGACGGGGACGGTGCTGGATATCGACGGGGGCTTTACGGCGTAG
- a CDS encoding HEAT repeat domain-containing protein: MNREELRLPPGRIRIAHAARLLPHCGWLILLALLGAGCEAPLPNAAPDTRSVVDEDAFPQWRAILDTPPHERNVIRAAELASVLAEAEGGLGPMVAVLADVDRGPEDKVFALLCLTTQREALRAHEPELVRWVAPDQPRETRKFAAHALGMVNTASARAAMAPLVDDPDQAVREAAMGVLLSFHPDLVVDRLDAFWRNPQTSDAIRDQVVLGMPPHLVAGQLAIYADAVNDVRLSPPARLKAIEVIGELGGAEHAAVLEQCVEMDMDDLIRERARGALALLNAGGASPATEEN, encoded by the coding sequence ATGAACAGGGAGGAATTACGGCTGCCTCCAGGCCGCATACGTATAGCACACGCCGCGCGGTTGTTGCCGCATTGCGGCTGGCTGATACTCCTGGCTCTTCTGGGCGCGGGATGCGAGGCCCCGCTTCCGAACGCAGCGCCGGATACGCGCTCCGTGGTGGACGAGGACGCGTTCCCGCAGTGGCGCGCAATTCTGGATACGCCGCCACACGAGCGGAATGTGATACGCGCGGCCGAGCTGGCGAGCGTGCTTGCGGAAGCCGAGGGCGGATTGGGACCCATGGTGGCGGTGCTGGCGGATGTGGATCGGGGCCCGGAGGACAAGGTGTTTGCGCTGCTTTGCCTGACGACCCAGCGGGAGGCGTTGCGCGCGCACGAGCCGGAGTTGGTCCGTTGGGTGGCGCCCGACCAGCCCCGCGAGACGCGGAAATTTGCGGCGCATGCGCTCGGCATGGTGAATACGGCGAGCGCGCGGGCAGCGATGGCGCCCTTGGTGGACGATCCGGACCAGGCCGTGCGGGAGGCGGCGATGGGCGTGCTGTTGAGTTTTCACCCGGATCTCGTGGTGGACCGGCTTGACGCGTTCTGGCGAAATCCGCAAACGAGCGACGCAATCCGGGATCAGGTGGTGCTGGGCATGCCGCCGCATCTGGTTGCGGGTCAGCTGGCGATATACGCGGACGCTGTGAACGACGTACGGCTCTCCCCGCCGGCCCGTTTGAAGGCGATCGAGGTGATCGGGGAGCTGGGGGGCGCGGAGCATGCCGCCGTTCTAGAGCAGTGTGTGGAAATGGACATGGATGATTTGATCCGGGAGCGGGCGCGGGGCGCGCTTGCGCTCTTGAACGCGGGCGGGGCATCCCCCGCAACCGAGGAAAACTGA
- the wrbA gene encoding NAD(P)H:quinone oxidoreductase — protein MTKVLVLYYSMYGHIETMAGAVAEGARSVEGVEVTVKRVPETIPEETLKKHGGKLDQSAPVAAPPELAEYDAVIFGTPTRFGNMAAQMRNFLDQTGGLWAKGALVGKVGSVFTSTGTGGGNESTIMTFVPTLMHHGMIYVGLPYACAELADISEVKGGSPWGAATIAGGDGSRQPSEKELAMARFQGRHVAEIAARLNG, from the coding sequence ATGACGAAGGTATTGGTGCTTTATTATTCGATGTATGGTCATATTGAGACGATGGCGGGGGCGGTTGCGGAAGGGGCGCGCTCGGTGGAGGGGGTTGAGGTGACGGTGAAGCGGGTTCCGGAGACGATTCCGGAGGAGACGTTGAAGAAGCACGGTGGGAAACTGGACCAGTCCGCTCCGGTGGCGGCGCCGCCGGAACTTGCGGAGTACGACGCGGTTATCTTCGGGACGCCCACACGTTTCGGGAATATGGCGGCGCAGATGCGCAATTTCCTGGATCAGACGGGCGGGCTTTGGGCGAAGGGGGCGCTTGTGGGCAAGGTGGGCAGTGTGTTCACGAGTACAGGCACGGGGGGCGGGAATGAGTCGACGATCATGACGTTTGTACCGACGCTGATGCACCACGGGATGATTTACGTGGGCCTGCCCTACGCGTGCGCGGAGCTGGCGGACATCAGCGAGGTGAAGGGCGGCAGCCCGTGGGGCGCGGCGACGATCGCGGGCGGGGACGGATCGCGGCAGCCGAGCGAGAAGGAGCTTGCCATGGCGCGTTTCCAGGGCAGGCATGTCGCGGAGATTGCCGCGCGGCTCAACGGTTAA
- the speD gene encoding adenosylmethionine decarboxylase → MAKGRHLLIDCTGVPPEVCGDDKLVLKAMATAAERAGATVISQVRYHFGHNSAPGFTAMVLLDESHCSAHAYSDEGLLALDIFTCGNTDPRDVLAYMQEMLDLGDITVQHCERFHTPGERFRAPEIAVSLKSFRTEALELAANGNGHD, encoded by the coding sequence TTGGCTAAAGGAAGACACCTTCTCATCGATTGCACCGGGGTGCCCCCGGAGGTATGCGGCGACGACAAGCTCGTCCTGAAGGCTATGGCCACGGCGGCGGAACGCGCCGGCGCGACCGTGATCTCTCAGGTTCGCTACCATTTTGGGCACAACTCCGCTCCTGGTTTTACCGCCATGGTCCTGCTGGACGAGAGCCATTGCTCCGCGCACGCCTATTCGGACGAAGGCCTGCTCGCCCTGGATATTTTTACCTGCGGTAATACCGATCCCCGTGATGTACTGGCGTATATGCAGGAGATGCTCGACCTGGGTGATATCACCGTTCAGCACTGTGAACGGTTCCATACGCCCGGCGAGCGCTTCAGAGCGCCTGAGATTGCTGTCTCCCTCAAATCCTTCCGAACCGAAGCCCTCGAGCTCGCGGCCAACGGGAATGGGCATGACTGA
- a CDS encoding deoxyhypusine synthase family protein: MTDHRSFHDGCQDGLKALHSLDLDQVHTFKGLVQAMGRTAFGGRRLGEALEVLTEMARTPGCFKVMSISGAMTVAKQGKIVSDLIDRGVVDAIVATGALVTHGLTESFGNVHYAVPHDANDEELFDKGYNRIYDTLEMEANLNDLAEIIAGIMDRQQRSEPWCSSAICRAIGEELDRRDEGPGILRSAYRRGVPVYIPAFTDSEMGLDLATWAMARKRGTDGEAADCFNHVPSYNPFLDLQDYAQRAIAADTLGIFTIGGGVPRNWAQQVGPYADITARRLGISLPEIKFKYAVRICPEPDHWGGLSGCSYSEGVSWGKFIPQSEGGRHSEVHADATTVLPLLAKALFENLES; encoded by the coding sequence ATGACTGATCACCGATCGTTTCACGACGGTTGCCAGGACGGCCTCAAAGCACTGCACAGTCTCGACCTGGACCAGGTCCACACTTTTAAGGGCCTGGTCCAGGCGATGGGCCGCACCGCATTCGGCGGGCGGCGCCTCGGCGAGGCGCTGGAGGTTCTCACCGAAATGGCCCGCACCCCGGGCTGTTTCAAGGTGATGAGCATCTCCGGCGCCATGACCGTCGCCAAGCAGGGCAAGATCGTCTCCGACTTGATCGACCGCGGCGTGGTGGACGCGATTGTGGCCACCGGCGCCCTCGTGACCCACGGCCTCACCGAATCCTTTGGCAATGTCCACTACGCCGTCCCGCACGACGCCAACGACGAGGAACTCTTCGACAAGGGGTACAACCGTATCTACGATACCCTGGAAATGGAAGCCAACCTCAACGATCTCGCCGAAATTATCGCCGGGATCATGGACCGCCAGCAGCGATCCGAGCCCTGGTGCTCCAGCGCCATCTGCCGCGCCATCGGCGAAGAACTCGACCGGCGCGACGAAGGGCCCGGCATCCTGCGCAGCGCCTACAGGCGCGGCGTGCCCGTATACATCCCCGCCTTTACCGACAGCGAGATGGGGCTCGACCTCGCCACGTGGGCCATGGCCCGCAAGCGCGGAACCGATGGCGAAGCCGCCGACTGCTTCAACCACGTGCCCTCCTACAATCCCTTTCTCGACCTGCAGGACTACGCCCAGCGCGCCATCGCCGCCGATACCCTCGGTATCTTCACCATCGGCGGCGGCGTCCCACGCAACTGGGCGCAGCAAGTCGGCCCCTACGCCGACATCACCGCGCGGCGCCTCGGCATCTCCCTCCCGGAGATCAAATTCAAATACGCCGTGCGGATCTGTCCCGAGCCCGATCACTGGGGCGGCCTCTCCGGCTGCTCCTACAGCGAAGGCGTCAGCTGGGGCAAGTTCATTCCGCAGTCCGAAGGCGGGCGCCACTCCGAAGTACACGCCGACGCCACCACGGTGCTCCCGCTGCTGGCCAAGGCGCTCTTCGAGAACCTCGAAAGCTGA
- a CDS encoding flagellin FliC — MGLRINTNVAAINTSRILRKNTLALNKSLERLSSGLRINRAADDAAGLAIAEGFRSQVRGTRVAARNAQDGINLVQTAEGALTESSNILQRIRELAIQAANGTNSDENRLSLDLEVQQLLGQLDDIALDTEFNGVGVLSSAQTITLQTGPQAGQTLLVTVAGARSNDLGVSAINISSVGTAVGTLSIVDIALQSINNLRAQLGALQNRLEFTIATLNIQEENAAASESAIRDADIALETQDFTRNQILVSAGTTVLAQANIVPQTALQLLGG; from the coding sequence ATGGGTCTTAGAATCAATACCAATGTTGCCGCGATCAATACGAGTCGCATCCTGCGCAAGAACACCCTCGCCCTCAACAAATCCCTCGAACGCCTGTCCAGCGGCCTGCGCATTAACCGCGCGGCGGACGACGCGGCCGGCCTCGCGATCGCCGAAGGCTTTCGGTCGCAGGTGCGGGGCACGCGGGTGGCCGCGCGCAACGCGCAGGACGGCATCAATCTCGTGCAGACGGCGGAAGGCGCGCTGACGGAATCGTCCAACATACTCCAGCGCATCCGCGAGCTTGCGATCCAGGCCGCGAACGGCACGAACAGCGACGAAAACCGGCTGTCGCTCGATTTGGAAGTACAGCAGCTGCTTGGCCAGCTCGACGACATCGCGCTGGACACCGAGTTCAACGGCGTGGGCGTGCTGAGTTCCGCGCAGACCATAACGCTCCAGACGGGCCCGCAAGCCGGCCAGACCCTGCTCGTTACGGTGGCGGGCGCGCGATCGAACGATCTGGGCGTTTCCGCGATTAACATTTCCTCGGTGGGCACGGCCGTGGGCACGCTGAGCATTGTGGACATCGCGCTGCAGAGCATCAACAACCTTCGGGCGCAGCTCGGCGCGCTCCAGAACCGGCTCGAATTCACCATCGCGACCCTGAACATTCAGGAGGAGAACGCGGCGGCCTCGGAAAGCGCCATCCGCGACGCGGACATCGCGCTGGAGACGCAGGACTTCACGCGGAACCAGATCCTCGTCAGCGCCGGAACGACGGTGTTGGCCCAGGCGAACATCGTCCCGCAGACGGCGCTCCAGCTGCTCGGCGGCTAA